In Bifidobacterium actinocoloniiforme DSM 22766, a genomic segment contains:
- a CDS encoding ROK family protein — protein MTEALQSSKATATIKPGLRLGIDVGGTKIEGVALDESDRVVAFCRQDSHQGNQSVLEDVVNVTHSLLTQIRQARGTDQASPSTASLGIGIPGLVDSARGLVSEAVNLSIRRMDLGAQAQAALNMPVLVENDVNAAALGASQGLDLPCVVFINLGTGLGSSIIQDGRIMHGATGYAGEIGHIPVDSHSLPCKCGQHGCLETVASGAAIQAHWPQADPPLPDIIEKAKAGQADAREALNTVISGIATAVQIAGATLDPDAIILGGGVTKTGPALLDLVKAELTARGKTSRFVSFLNLPARLRMVGSNQRIGAVGAALAGAAQSRQRPGASPKASHGPEPEPQIRPEQEP, from the coding sequence ATGACGGAGGCGCTCCAATCAAGCAAAGCGACGGCAACCATTAAACCAGGCCTTCGCCTGGGCATCGACGTGGGCGGCACCAAAATCGAAGGCGTAGCCCTGGACGAATCAGATCGCGTCGTCGCCTTTTGCCGGCAGGACAGCCACCAAGGCAATCAATCCGTGCTCGAAGACGTGGTCAACGTAACCCATTCGCTCCTGACCCAAATCAGGCAGGCCAGGGGAACCGACCAGGCCTCGCCCTCCACGGCCAGCCTGGGAATCGGGATTCCCGGCCTGGTGGACAGTGCCCGAGGTTTGGTGAGCGAAGCCGTGAACCTGTCCATACGGCGGATGGACCTAGGAGCGCAGGCCCAAGCGGCCCTGAACATGCCAGTCCTGGTCGAAAACGACGTGAACGCAGCAGCCCTGGGCGCCAGTCAGGGGCTCGACCTGCCCTGCGTGGTCTTCATCAACTTGGGCACCGGCTTAGGTTCCAGCATCATCCAAGACGGGAGAATCATGCACGGCGCCACCGGTTACGCTGGTGAAATCGGGCATATCCCAGTGGATTCTCACTCCCTGCCTTGCAAGTGCGGCCAGCACGGCTGCCTGGAAACCGTGGCTTCCGGAGCCGCCATCCAAGCCCATTGGCCTCAGGCCGACCCTCCCCTGCCCGATATTATCGAGAAAGCCAAAGCAGGCCAGGCTGACGCCCGGGAGGCTTTGAACACGGTCATCTCCGGCATAGCGACAGCCGTGCAGATTGCGGGGGCGACCCTGGACCCGGATGCCATCATCCTGGGCGGTGGCGTGACCAAGACCGGCCCCGCCCTCCTGGACCTGGTCAAAGCTGAGCTGACCGCACGGGGGAAAACCAGCCGTTTCGTCTCATTCCTGAACCTGCCGGCCCGCCTGCGGATGGTGGGGTCCAATCAACGCATCGGCGCGGTTGGAGCAGCGCTAGCCGGGGCCGCGCAGAGCCGCCAGCGACCCGGCGCAAGCCCCAAGGCCAGCCACGGCCCAGAGCCTGAGCCG